The sequence ATCTCTCAGGGAGCCGTACATCCACCTTTGGCAATTTTAAAAACTCAATTGCTTTGAGTATGGCCACGATTAACGACAGCGCACCGAAAAACAAAATGGGAATAGCCCAGACACCGCCTTTCCCGACATGATCTGCAATAGTGTTGTTGTGCTGACTCAGCTCATAGGCATTGCCTAACGTGGGGTCGAAAACTAAATAACCTGCACCCGACTCGTTTAATAATTGCAGCTCGCCCGACTCTTTTCGGCCGAAAATACCGCGCAGTAATGGTTGCTGATTAAGCGTTTGAACCAGAGGGCCCGCCTCGCCTGTACCGGGATTAAACGCGACCTGAACAGGGCCAACCGATAACGTGGGAAGCGTTAGAAGGCGCCCCGACTCCATCACAATATCTTGCGTGCTCCAGCTCGGTTGAAGTAACTCATTTACTGCGGCAAGAGCACTATCCAGCATAGAAGCGTCAACCTTTAATGCGCCTTCGTGCACCCATTGATCACTAACAATGAGCTCTGACACTTCCACAAACGCCGCTAACAGGTGTGCTTGATACTGACTCTGCGTTTCCCATTTTTCTACACGCGATTCAAGCACTTCCAAGCCAAGTGTTTTTTCTTCTGCTGCGCGTTGCACTGCTGCAGCATTTTTACGTAATACCGCAATCTCGCTTTGAATAAGGTCTAGCTTTCGCGCATAGGCGCGGCTTTCTTGCGTAATCGTTGCTTCGATTGCGTCAAGTTCTTGAGTCGATGTATCGATACGTGACAACAAGGTTTTACCGAGGTCATCATTCGTCGCATGGGAGGCAGTGCTGGCAAACAACATCACTGTGATGAGAAATACAAGCGTTAGGCTAGTCGACATAGCTTTCTCCTTAAAGCTTAATGGGTAGCGATAGATAGGCGGCGGCCGTCGGCGTTTCAAGCATATTTTTCAATGCCACAATATCGTCTACCTCTAGCGTTCGCCCCAACTCTTTAGACGCATCACGGCCTTGCCACCACTGCCAACCCAATATCGTTGAGCGGCCATAACCATAGACCGTCGCATCGTCACTCACGTACCAAGCCTGGTTAACACCCAAATACATTTGGTTGACGACCACCTTCTGCGTTTCCGTATCCGTTATTGCGGCCTCAATAACAGAACGATGCATGGCAACCCGGCTATTAAACTCTTCCGCCGATTGTAAAAGTTGTAAGAGGCGTTCTAGTTTTTCGCTATTCGATACATTTTCTTCACCTAACAACGCCATTTTAGCCACCCACTCTTGTTGCAGGGGCGGTGGTAGGCGCTTCGCCATTAACTGTAAAGTTGTGCTCGCTTTGGCAATGGATGCACTTACAAGGACCTGCTCTTGCTCTAACTTTTCCTGTGCACGCGCAAGCTCCATCCGCTTAACATCGACATCATTGCGAACATTGCCCGCAGATTCGATCACTTT is a genomic window of Teredinibacter purpureus containing:
- a CDS encoding MotA/TolQ/ExbB proton channel family protein produces the protein MSTSLTLVFLITVMLFASTASHATNDDLGKTLLSRIDTSTQELDAIEATITQESRAYARKLDLIQSEIAVLRKNAAAVQRAAEEKTLGLEVLESRVEKWETQSQYQAHLLAAFVEVSELIVSDQWVHEGALKVDASMLDSALAAVNELLQPSWSTQDIVMESGRLLTLPTLSVGPVQVAFNPGTGEAGPLVQTLNQQPLLRGIFGRKESGELQLLNESGAGYLVFDPTLGNAYELSQHNNTIADHVGKGGVWAIPILFFGALSLIVAILKAIEFLKLPKVDVRLPERLIALTKMPVEEQNNRIVALCKSLQGTQERLIEILVGSTVSPQRDDLLVACVMESKHHTERYLGVVATVAAIAPLLGLLGTVSGMISTFKMMTIFGAGDASTVSGGISEALVTTELGLIVAIPSLIISALLTRKTRSYSASLETVAVKLSKIAL
- a CDS encoding DUF3450 family protein; this translates as MRLTFNVFTVIGLLFAVLTVQAERAPLDELMATWLSLESQKGHVQKNWSERQQQLDEKISLFDAEKTALEKVIESAGNVRNDVDVKRMELARAQEKLEQEQVLVSASIAKASTTLQLMAKRLPPPLQQEWVAKMALLGEENVSNSEKLERLLQLLQSAEEFNSRVAMHRSVIEAAITDTETQKVVVNQMYLGVNQAWYVSDDATVYGYGRSTILGWQWWQGRDASKELGRTLEVDDIVALKNMLETPTAAAYLSLPIKL